A region from the Micrococcus cohnii genome encodes:
- a CDS encoding NF038396 family protein, whose product MTDSRRPGTAAETDTSRTGSSGLLDKDALNFIALIACPLLAVVTAIMGLTMIVNGHVLAGLLFLLLLTQAFAIGGLVAWTRRRR is encoded by the coding sequence ATGACCGACTCGCGCCGCCCCGGCACCGCCGCCGAGACTGACACGTCCCGGACGGGCTCCTCGGGACTGCTGGACAAGGACGCCCTGAACTTCATCGCGCTGATCGCCTGCCCGCTGCTGGCCGTCGTCACCGCGATCATGGGCCTGACGATGATCGTCAACGGCCACGTGCTGGCCGGGCTGCTGTTCCTGCTGCTGCTCACGCAGGCCTTCGCGATCGGCGGCCTCGTCGCCTGGACACGTCGACGCCGCTGA
- a CDS encoding thymidylate synthase, producing the protein MSIPTPYEDLLADVLENGSLKTDRTGTGTRSVFGRQLRFDLSESFPLITTKRVHFRSVALELLWFLRGDSNVRWLQERGVRIWNEWADENGDLGPVYGVQWRSWPTPDGAQIDQIANVVRSLRESPDSRRHIVTAWNPAEVADMALPPCHTLFQFYVEPDPAGGPGRLSCQLYQRSADMFLGVPFNIASYALLTVMVAEQTGLLPGEFVWTGGDVHVYANHVDQVRQQLSREPYPYPRLRLTRRPASIFDYDYEDIELIDYRHHPTISAPVAV; encoded by the coding sequence GTGAGCATCCCGACGCCCTACGAGGACCTGCTGGCCGACGTGCTCGAGAACGGCAGCCTCAAGACCGACCGCACCGGCACCGGCACGCGCAGCGTGTTCGGTCGGCAGCTGCGTTTCGACCTGTCCGAGTCGTTCCCGCTGATCACGACGAAGCGCGTGCATTTCCGGTCGGTCGCCCTCGAGCTGCTGTGGTTCCTGCGCGGCGACTCCAACGTGCGCTGGCTGCAGGAGCGCGGGGTGCGCATCTGGAACGAGTGGGCCGACGAGAACGGCGACCTCGGGCCGGTCTACGGCGTCCAGTGGCGCTCGTGGCCGACCCCCGACGGCGCGCAGATCGACCAGATCGCCAACGTCGTGCGGTCGCTGCGCGAGAGCCCGGACTCACGCCGTCACATCGTCACCGCGTGGAACCCTGCCGAGGTCGCCGACATGGCGCTGCCCCCGTGCCACACCCTGTTCCAGTTCTACGTGGAGCCCGACCCCGCCGGCGGTCCGGGGCGGCTGTCGTGCCAGCTGTACCAGCGTTCGGCGGACATGTTCCTGGGCGTGCCGTTCAACATCGCCTCCTACGCGCTGCTGACGGTGATGGTGGCCGAGCAGACCGGTCTTCTGCCCGGCGAGTTCGTCTGGACCGGTGGCGACGTGCATGTGTATGCCAACCACGTGGACCAGGTCCGCCAACAGCTCTCCCGTGAGCCGTACCCCTATCCGCGCTTGCGGCTGACCCGCCGCCCCGCCTCGATCTTCGACTACGACTACGAGGACATCGAGCTGATCGACTACCGACACCACCCGACGATCTCCGCCCCGGTGGCCGTATGA
- the rplK gene encoding 50S ribosomal protein L11: MAPKKKVSGLIKLQIQAGAANPAPPIGPALGQHGVNIMEFCKAYNAATESQRGNVIPVEITVYEDRSFTFITKTPPAAELIKKAAGVTKGSSTPHTDKVGTLTQAQCEEIAQSKMADLNANDVQAATKIIAGTARSMGITVDG, encoded by the coding sequence ATGGCTCCCAAGAAGAAGGTCTCCGGTCTGATCAAGCTTCAGATCCAGGCCGGCGCAGCCAACCCGGCCCCGCCGATCGGCCCGGCCCTCGGCCAGCACGGCGTGAACATCATGGAGTTCTGCAAGGCCTACAACGCGGCCACGGAATCCCAGCGCGGCAACGTCATCCCGGTGGAGATCACGGTCTACGAGGACCGTTCCTTCACCTTCATCACCAAGACCCCTCCGGCCGCTGAGCTGATCAAGAAGGCCGCCGGCGTCACGAAGGGCTCCTCCACCCCGCACACGGACAAGGTCGGCACGCTGACCCAGGCCCAGTGCGAGGAGATCGCCCAGTCCAAGATGGCCGACCTGAACGCGAACGACGTGCAGGCCGCCACCAAGATCATCGCCGGCACCGCCCGCTCCATGGGCATCACCGTCGACGGCTGA
- a CDS encoding YgfZ/GcvT domain-containing protein — MAAFVSTRADAVDGDGPDAGVPAHYGGPLREQRALDRGRAIVDLGHRGVLSVSGPGRLEWLHTLTSQHLRDLPAGTSTEALFLDANGRIETSVHVLEDGSATWLIVEGEQESQLLDWLTSMRFAHEVTLRRHTEAVAVVGARAAVPGWEDRTVWIDPWPHVAEGGWAYSGSDRPGMDWSWREYLVTRADLEATVQRLGEAELSGWSLAGTWAAEALRVEAGRPRPLLDADPKAIPHELDLLRTAVHLEKGCYRGQESVARVHNLGRPPRRLVQLLLDGSVHVFPTRGADVILRPEPDTPEARAAARSVGSVRSVAQHHEAGHLALALLKRSVPVDAPLLVREETDAESGEPGAGVIAATQQVLVAPDAGQVVGRPTGLRRGR, encoded by the coding sequence ATGGCCGCATTCGTCTCGACCCGTGCCGACGCCGTCGACGGGGACGGCCCGGACGCCGGTGTCCCCGCCCACTACGGCGGCCCTCTGCGCGAGCAGCGGGCCCTCGACCGGGGCCGTGCGATCGTGGACCTGGGTCACCGCGGAGTCCTGTCCGTCTCCGGGCCGGGCCGGCTCGAGTGGCTGCACACCCTCACCTCGCAGCATCTGCGCGATCTGCCCGCCGGCACGTCGACCGAGGCGCTCTTCCTCGACGCGAACGGCCGGATCGAGACGTCCGTGCACGTGCTGGAGGACGGCTCCGCCACCTGGCTGATCGTCGAGGGCGAGCAGGAGAGCCAGCTGCTCGACTGGCTCACGAGCATGCGCTTCGCGCACGAGGTCACCCTGCGCCGTCACACCGAGGCCGTCGCCGTCGTCGGCGCGAGGGCCGCGGTGCCCGGCTGGGAGGACCGCACGGTCTGGATCGACCCGTGGCCGCACGTCGCCGAGGGCGGCTGGGCCTACTCCGGGTCCGACCGCCCCGGTATGGACTGGTCGTGGCGCGAGTACCTCGTCACGCGCGCCGACCTGGAGGCGACCGTGCAACGCCTCGGGGAAGCGGAGTTGTCCGGCTGGTCGCTTGCCGGCACCTGGGCCGCGGAGGCGCTGCGCGTCGAGGCCGGGCGCCCCCGACCGTTGCTCGACGCCGATCCGAAGGCGATCCCGCACGAGCTCGACCTGCTGCGCACGGCCGTGCACCTGGAGAAGGGGTGCTACCGGGGGCAGGAGTCGGTCGCCCGCGTGCACAACCTGGGTCGGCCACCGCGTCGACTCGTGCAGCTGCTGCTGGACGGGTCGGTGCATGTGTTCCCCACGCGCGGAGCGGACGTGATCCTGCGTCCCGAGCCCGACACCCCCGAGGCTCGTGCCGCCGCCCGCTCCGTCGGGAGCGTGCGTTCGGTGGCGCAGCACCACGAGGCTGGGCACCTGGCCCTGGCCCTGCTCAAGCGCAGCGTGCCCGTCGACGCGCCGCTGCTCGTGCGTGAGGAGACCGACGCTGAGTCTGGTGAGCCCGGCGCGGGCGTGATCGCCGCGACGCAACAGGTGCTCGTCGCCCCGGACGCCGGCCAGGTCGTCGGCCGTCCCACAGGCCTGCGCCGCGGCCGCTGA
- a CDS encoding pyridoxal phosphate-dependent aminotransferase — MAPAPTHRVSQRVNSIAPSATLAVDARAKELKAAGRPVIGFGAGEPDFATPDYIVEAAVTAARDPKNHRYSPAAGLPELREAIAAKTKRDSDVDLEAGQVLVTNGGKQAVYNAFATLLDPGDEVIVPTPFWTTYPEAIRLAGGVPVEVFAGADTDYKVSVDQLEAARTDRTKVVLFVSPSNPTGAVYSPEQTEQIGRWALEHGLWVVTDEIYEHLTYDGVPFTSILKAVPDLAEQAVILNGVAKTYSMTGWRVGWMAGPQDVVKAAANLQSHATSNVANVSQQAALAAVSGPLDAVARMKESFDRRRRTMVTGLNAVPGFRCPRPEGAFYAYVDVHDALGRTVRGRTVASSADLAAVILDEAEVAVVPGEAFGPSGYLRLSYALGDEDLAEGVERIQRLLAE, encoded by the coding sequence ATGGCCCCCGCACCCACCCACCGTGTCTCGCAGCGCGTCAACTCGATCGCCCCGTCGGCCACCCTCGCCGTCGACGCCCGCGCCAAGGAGCTCAAGGCCGCCGGACGCCCCGTCATCGGTTTCGGCGCCGGCGAGCCGGACTTCGCGACGCCCGACTACATCGTGGAGGCCGCCGTCACCGCCGCACGGGACCCGAAGAACCACCGCTACTCCCCCGCCGCCGGCCTGCCCGAGCTGCGCGAGGCGATCGCGGCCAAGACGAAGCGCGACTCGGACGTGGACCTCGAAGCCGGGCAGGTGCTCGTGACCAACGGCGGCAAGCAGGCCGTGTACAACGCCTTCGCCACGCTGCTGGACCCGGGCGACGAGGTCATCGTGCCCACCCCGTTCTGGACCACCTACCCCGAGGCGATCCGCCTGGCCGGCGGCGTGCCCGTCGAGGTCTTCGCGGGTGCGGACACCGACTACAAGGTCAGCGTCGACCAGCTCGAGGCCGCCCGAACCGACCGCACGAAGGTCGTGCTGTTCGTCTCCCCGTCGAACCCCACCGGCGCCGTCTACTCGCCCGAGCAGACCGAGCAGATCGGCCGCTGGGCCCTCGAACACGGGCTCTGGGTCGTCACGGACGAGATCTACGAGCACCTGACCTACGACGGGGTCCCGTTCACCTCGATCCTGAAGGCCGTCCCGGACCTGGCCGAGCAGGCAGTGATCCTCAACGGTGTCGCCAAGACCTACTCCATGACCGGCTGGCGTGTGGGCTGGATGGCCGGTCCGCAGGATGTGGTCAAGGCCGCCGCCAACCTCCAGTCGCACGCGACCTCGAACGTCGCCAACGTGTCGCAGCAGGCCGCGTTGGCCGCCGTCTCCGGCCCCCTTGACGCTGTGGCCCGCATGAAGGAGTCCTTCGACCGGCGACGGCGCACGATGGTCACCGGCCTCAACGCGGTCCCGGGCTTCCGCTGCCCGCGACCGGAGGGCGCCTTCTACGCCTATGTGGACGTGCATGACGCCCTCGGCCGCACCGTGCGCGGGCGCACCGTGGCGTCCTCCGCCGACCTGGCCGCGGTGATCCTGGACGAGGCCGAGGTCGCGGTCGTGCCGGGCGAGGCCTTCGGCCCCTCGGGATACCTGCGCCTGTCCTACGCCCTGGGCGACGAGGATCTCGCCGAGGGCGTCGAGCGGATCCAGCGCCTGCTGGCGGAGTGA
- the rplA gene encoding 50S ribosomal protein L1 produces the protein MAQRSKAYKAAQAAIEDRLYAPAEAIALAKQTNPSKIDATVEVALRLSVDPRKADQMVRGSVSLPHGTGKTARVVVFATGERAEAARAAGADHVGDDELIAKISGGWVDFDAAVASPEMMGKVGRLGKVLGPRNLMPNPKTGTVTPDVAKAVADIKGGKIDFRVDKHANLHFIIGKTSFEANALVENFSAALEEILRLKPSSSKGRYISKATVSTTFGPGVPMDPNVTKVETEA, from the coding sequence ATGGCACAGCGCAGCAAGGCATACAAGGCGGCACAGGCCGCCATCGAGGATCGGCTCTACGCCCCGGCCGAGGCGATCGCCCTGGCCAAGCAGACCAACCCCTCGAAGATCGACGCCACGGTGGAGGTCGCCCTCCGCCTGTCGGTCGACCCCCGCAAGGCCGACCAGATGGTCCGCGGCTCCGTGAGCCTGCCTCACGGCACCGGCAAGACCGCCCGCGTCGTCGTGTTCGCCACCGGTGAGCGCGCCGAGGCCGCTCGCGCCGCCGGCGCCGACCACGTGGGCGACGACGAGCTCATCGCCAAGATCTCCGGCGGCTGGGTGGACTTCGATGCCGCCGTCGCCTCGCCCGAGATGATGGGCAAGGTCGGCCGTCTGGGCAAGGTGCTCGGCCCTCGCAACCTGATGCCGAACCCGAAGACCGGCACCGTGACCCCGGATGTGGCCAAGGCCGTGGCCGACATCAAGGGCGGCAAGATCGACTTCCGCGTCGACAAGCACGCGAACCTGCACTTCATCATCGGCAAGACCTCCTTCGAGGCCAACGCCCTGGTGGAGAACTTCTCCGCCGCGCTCGAGGAGATCCTGCGCCTGAAGCCGTCCTCCTCGAAGGGCCGCTACATCTCGAAGGCGACCGTCTCCACGACGTTCGGCCCCGGTGTGCCGATGGACCCCAATGTGACCAAGGTCGAGACCGAGGCCTGA
- a CDS encoding dihydrofolate reductase, with translation MSAAPEPEVAVVWAQTPDRVIGRDGTMPWHVPEDLAHFQALTRGHPVVMGRRTWESFPPRSRPLPDRTNIVVSRSMTRTDEAVSGARAAGCLPVPDLDSGLRAAARADGGDLIWVIGGATLYEPALETATRAEVTVIDVAADGDTHAPVLDDGWRLESADPAPGGWHATADGTRYRFESWYRVPPPTGSDDTSPATQTEGA, from the coding sequence ATGAGCGCCGCGCCGGAGCCCGAGGTCGCGGTGGTCTGGGCGCAGACCCCCGACCGGGTCATCGGGCGCGACGGCACGATGCCCTGGCACGTGCCCGAGGACCTGGCCCACTTCCAGGCCTTGACCCGGGGGCACCCCGTCGTCATGGGCCGCCGCACATGGGAGTCCTTCCCACCACGTTCACGCCCCCTGCCCGACCGCACGAACATCGTCGTCTCCCGGAGCATGACCCGCACCGATGAGGCGGTCAGCGGTGCGCGGGCGGCCGGGTGCCTCCCGGTCCCCGATCTCGACTCGGGGCTGCGTGCCGCGGCCCGGGCCGATGGCGGAGATCTGATCTGGGTGATCGGCGGCGCGACCCTGTACGAGCCGGCGCTCGAGACCGCCACGCGCGCCGAGGTGACCGTGATCGACGTGGCCGCCGACGGCGACACGCACGCCCCCGTGCTCGACGACGGTTGGCGTCTCGAATCCGCCGACCCCGCCCCCGGCGGCTGGCACGCCACGGCCGACGGCACGCGCTACCGTTTCGAGTCCTGGTACCGCGTGCCCCCGCCCACCGGATCTGACGACACGTCCCCGGCCACCCAGACCGAAGGAGCATGA
- the secE gene encoding preprotein translocase subunit SecE: MSETAVNGRQSGSASKRRGLFARITLFLRQVWDELRKVVTPTREELLRMTGIVLAFVAFMILLVMGLDWLFGLAAGFTFGGGGPGA, encoded by the coding sequence GTGTCTGAGACGGCAGTGAACGGGCGGCAGTCCGGATCCGCCTCGAAGCGGCGTGGCCTCTTCGCTCGAATCACCCTGTTCCTGCGTCAGGTTTGGGATGAGCTCCGCAAGGTGGTCACCCCGACGCGCGAGGAGCTGCTGCGGATGACCGGCATCGTGCTCGCGTTCGTGGCGTTCATGATCCTGCTGGTCATGGGTCTGGACTGGCTCTTCGGCCTGGCCGCCGGCTTCACCTTCGGCGGCGGTGGCCCGGGCGCCTGA
- a CDS encoding FABP family protein — protein sequence MATELPYDLTPELAPLSWLIGAWEGQGRLGDGSDGTEIFYQRVDFAEHGLPFLEYRAESWLCEVDGTLLRPLSVEAGFWQVDRPRVDGDVGPGLSPADVVPAYRSAEDVEALRGEDDAFAITATITHPGSMSELYYGKIKGPQLQLATDAVLRGSASGEYHRATRMAGLVNAQLFWRWDTAATEQDELQAHASAILDRMPDPSEGRLAPGAARPR from the coding sequence ATGGCTACCGAACTTCCGTACGACCTGACCCCCGAGCTCGCCCCGCTGTCGTGGCTGATCGGCGCGTGGGAAGGGCAGGGCCGCCTCGGTGACGGCTCCGACGGCACCGAGATCTTCTATCAGCGCGTCGACTTCGCCGAGCACGGCCTGCCGTTCCTCGAGTACCGCGCCGAGTCATGGCTCTGCGAAGTGGACGGCACCCTGTTGCGCCCGCTCTCGGTCGAGGCCGGTTTCTGGCAGGTGGACCGTCCCCGCGTCGATGGCGACGTCGGCCCCGGCCTGAGCCCGGCGGACGTCGTGCCCGCTTACCGCAGCGCCGAGGACGTCGAGGCCCTGCGCGGCGAGGACGACGCCTTCGCCATCACGGCCACGATCACGCATCCCGGCTCGATGAGCGAGCTGTACTACGGCAAGATCAAGGGACCGCAGCTGCAGCTGGCCACCGACGCCGTGCTGCGCGGCAGCGCGAGCGGCGAGTACCACCGGGCGACCCGCATGGCCGGGCTCGTCAACGCCCAGCTGTTCTGGCGCTGGGACACGGCCGCGACTGAGCAGGACGAGTTGCAGGCGCACGCCTCGGCGATCCTGGATCGCATGCCGGATCCGTCCGAGGGCCGTCTCGCGCCCGGCGCTGCGCGCCCGCGCTGA
- the nusG gene encoding transcription termination/antitermination protein NusG → MSEQELDPQTTEDAPRQEQAATEDVVETEQAEAAPEDEVTEHSSPQDEPAEDKASEEAEPEVDPAEELRARLRRQPGDWYVVHTYAGYEKRVKTNLEARILTQDMEDSIYEIQVPMEDVVEIKNTTRKIVSRVRIPGYVLVRMDLDDASWGVVRHTSGVTGFVGNDAHHPQPLSLDETYDMLAPSVIQEAAKAAEKEGRAAPASDVEETAAAAAPIHVDFEVGESVTVNDGPFETLPATISEIKPEAQQLVVLVSIFERETPVTLSFNQVTKIL, encoded by the coding sequence GTGTCCGAGCAGGAACTCGATCCGCAGACCACCGAGGACGCCCCTCGCCAGGAGCAGGCCGCGACCGAGGACGTCGTGGAGACCGAGCAGGCCGAGGCCGCTCCCGAGGATGAGGTGACCGAGCACTCGTCCCCGCAGGACGAGCCCGCTGAGGACAAGGCCTCCGAGGAGGCGGAACCTGAGGTCGACCCGGCCGAGGAGCTGCGCGCCCGTCTGCGCCGCCAGCCGGGTGACTGGTACGTGGTGCACACCTACGCCGGCTATGAGAAGCGCGTGAAGACGAACCTCGAGGCGCGCATCCTCACCCAGGACATGGAGGACTCGATCTACGAGATCCAGGTTCCGATGGAGGACGTCGTCGAGATCAAGAACACGACGCGCAAGATCGTCAGTCGCGTCCGTATCCCCGGGTACGTGCTGGTCCGCATGGATCTGGACGACGCTTCGTGGGGTGTCGTGCGGCACACCTCCGGAGTCACCGGCTTCGTGGGCAACGACGCCCACCACCCGCAGCCGCTCTCGCTCGACGAGACCTACGACATGCTGGCCCCGTCGGTGATCCAGGAGGCCGCCAAGGCCGCCGAGAAGGAGGGGCGTGCGGCTCCCGCCTCGGATGTCGAGGAGACCGCCGCGGCGGCGGCCCCGATCCACGTGGACTTCGAGGTGGGCGAGTCGGTCACCGTCAACGACGGCCCGTTCGAGACGCTTCCGGCGACGATCTCGGAGATCAAGCCCGAGGCGCAGCAGCTCGTCGTGCTGGTCTCGATCTTCGAGCGCGAAACGCCCGTCACGCTCTCGTTCAACCAGGTCACCAAGATCCTCTGA
- a CDS encoding NUDIX hydrolase, translating into MPSFSTPRVASRSSDDHVCSAPTSDVVAAGALPWRLGADGLEVMLVHRPRYDDWSWPKGKLDAGETLPECAVREVNEEVGLAVTLGRPLAVTQYTLPARIGKDGGRSKEVWYWAADATGLTARPDGDEVDEVLWTTPDHARRTLSMASDVAPLDALVRAYEQQQLRTVPLLVLRHAKAKPRSSWSRAEEDRPLAATGRRQALAVARLTAVWRPEHLVSSPWRRCVETLSPLVKATGLALKYKQALTEAGAKKDSRKTRRVMRKLLDRRHPLLVCSHRPVLPLLFQEVARRAEDDAALRVLPDAEPFLRPGGVLVVHQGLDAGRRVVAVEVYDPAER; encoded by the coding sequence ATGCCCTCATTCTCAACCCCTCGCGTGGCCTCCCGCTCGAGCGACGACCACGTCTGCTCGGCTCCGACCTCGGACGTCGTGGCCGCCGGAGCCCTGCCGTGGCGGCTCGGGGCCGACGGGCTCGAGGTCATGCTCGTGCACCGTCCCCGCTACGACGACTGGTCGTGGCCGAAGGGGAAGCTCGACGCGGGTGAGACCCTGCCCGAGTGTGCCGTCCGCGAGGTGAACGAGGAGGTCGGGCTGGCGGTCACGCTCGGCCGGCCGCTGGCCGTCACGCAGTACACATTGCCGGCCCGCATCGGCAAGGACGGCGGACGGTCCAAGGAGGTCTGGTACTGGGCGGCCGATGCGACCGGCCTGACCGCCCGCCCCGACGGCGACGAGGTTGACGAGGTCCTGTGGACCACCCCCGACCACGCGCGCCGCACCCTGTCGATGGCCAGCGACGTTGCGCCGCTCGACGCCCTCGTGCGGGCCTACGAACAGCAGCAGCTGCGCACCGTGCCGCTGCTGGTGCTGCGACACGCTAAGGCCAAGCCCCGCTCCTCCTGGTCCCGCGCCGAGGAGGACCGCCCCCTCGCCGCGACCGGTCGCCGGCAGGCCCTGGCGGTCGCCCGACTGACCGCGGTGTGGCGGCCCGAGCATCTGGTGTCCTCACCGTGGCGTCGCTGCGTGGAGACCCTCTCGCCCCTGGTCAAGGCGACGGGGCTGGCACTGAAGTACAAGCAGGCGCTGACCGAGGCCGGCGCGAAGAAGGACTCACGCAAGACGCGCCGTGTCATGCGCAAGCTCCTAGACCGGCGTCATCCGCTCCTGGTCTGCTCGCACCGCCCCGTGCTGCCGCTGCTGTTCCAGGAAGTCGCCCGTCGCGCCGAGGACGATGCGGCGCTGCGGGTGCTGCCGGACGCCGAGCCGTTCCTGCGCCCCGGTGGCGTGCTCGTGGTCCATCAGGGCCTCGACGCCGGCCGCCGCGTCGTGGCCGTCGAGGTATACGACCCCGCTGAGCGCTGA
- a CDS encoding ATP-dependent 6-phosphofructokinase produces the protein MRVGLLTSGGDCPGLNAVIRAAVLNGVKTHDFEMVGIRNGWAGIIEKDVVELTRQSVRGLSKTGGTILGTSRTHPYDAAGGGPENMKANLAELGVDAVIAIGGEGTLAGANRLAKDGLPVVGVPKTIDNDLMATDYTFGFDTAVQIATDAMDRLRTTGESHRRCMVAEVMGRHVGWIALHSGMAAGAHAILIPEVRTPMTQVCEWVRQVHEKGRSPLVVVAEGFIPEGHDDPLAEAGVEDSGRPRLGGIGEWVAHEIEAATDIETRSTVLGHIQRGGNPTATDRVLSTRFGMQAMNLVAERRWGSMVAARGTEIITVPMSAALSGLKQVPQARYDEAKVLFGR, from the coding sequence ATGCGAGTCGGACTGCTCACCTCCGGGGGCGACTGCCCCGGCCTGAACGCCGTGATCCGCGCCGCCGTGCTCAACGGCGTCAAGACCCACGACTTCGAGATGGTCGGCATCCGCAACGGCTGGGCCGGCATCATCGAGAAGGACGTCGTGGAGCTGACCCGCCAGAGCGTGCGCGGGCTGTCCAAGACCGGCGGCACGATCCTCGGCACCTCCCGCACCCACCCCTACGACGCCGCCGGCGGCGGTCCCGAGAACATGAAGGCCAACCTGGCCGAGCTGGGCGTCGACGCGGTCATCGCGATCGGTGGTGAAGGCACCCTCGCCGGGGCGAACCGTCTGGCCAAGGACGGTCTGCCGGTGGTGGGCGTGCCCAAGACGATCGACAACGACCTCATGGCGACCGACTACACCTTCGGCTTCGACACCGCCGTGCAGATCGCGACCGACGCCATGGACCGGCTGCGCACCACTGGCGAGTCCCACCGCCGCTGCATGGTCGCCGAGGTCATGGGCCGCCACGTCGGCTGGATCGCCCTGCATTCGGGGATGGCCGCCGGCGCCCACGCCATCCTGATCCCCGAGGTGCGCACCCCCATGACCCAGGTGTGCGAGTGGGTCCGGCAGGTGCACGAGAAGGGCCGCTCACCGCTGGTCGTCGTGGCCGAAGGGTTCATTCCCGAGGGACACGACGATCCGCTGGCCGAGGCAGGCGTCGAGGACTCGGGCCGTCCCCGCCTCGGCGGGATCGGCGAGTGGGTGGCGCACGAGATCGAGGCCGCCACCGACATCGAGACCCGCTCGACCGTGTTGGGCCACATCCAGCGCGGCGGCAACCCCACGGCGACGGACCGCGTGCTCTCCACCCGATTCGGCATGCAGGCCATGAACCTGGTCGCGGAGCGCCGCTGGGGCTCGATGGTCGCCGCGCGCGGCACCGAGATCATCACCGTGCCGATGTCGGCCGCGCTCTCCGGCCTCAAGCAGGTGCCGCAGGCCCGCTACGACGAGGCGAAGGTCCTGTTCGGCCGGTGA
- the mshD gene encoding mycothiol synthase: protein MTDSSTTALPPVVPAGAAEVESALATAAAAEHADGHPPFSDQTRALLRRGGHELLLLARADDARSDEAAGAAVVVREGGDLLVELVVHPQHRRRGVGRALAEAAAGHLRAQHPDAVDQGGVVAWAHGTLPGSDRLARAHGLSPVRELRRMRLDAGQAPSSASEPPEGVRLRGFRPGQDDAAWLALNAVAFAEHPEQGSLTQQDLEDRMGEDWFEADGLLLAEREEDGALLGFHWTKHPAAAADEPAAARGPEGEVYAVGVSPQAQGTGLGRALTLAGVHRMLERGARRVLLYVDADNTAAVHLYERLGFVLDAADTQHRLARAD, encoded by the coding sequence ATGACCGATTCCTCCACCACCGCCCTGCCCCCCGTCGTCCCCGCCGGCGCGGCCGAGGTCGAATCCGCCCTGGCCACGGCGGCCGCCGCCGAGCACGCTGACGGCCATCCACCGTTCTCCGACCAGACCCGCGCCCTGCTGCGTCGCGGCGGCCACGAGCTGCTTCTGCTCGCGCGCGCCGACGACGCCCGGTCCGACGAGGCCGCGGGCGCCGCCGTCGTCGTGCGTGAGGGCGGCGATCTGCTCGTCGAGCTCGTCGTGCATCCACAGCATCGGCGACGCGGTGTGGGTCGGGCGCTCGCCGAGGCCGCGGCCGGGCACCTGCGCGCTCAGCATCCCGACGCGGTCGACCAGGGCGGCGTCGTCGCGTGGGCCCACGGAACGCTGCCGGGATCGGACAGGCTCGCCCGGGCCCACGGGCTCAGCCCCGTGCGCGAGCTGCGTCGGATGCGCCTGGACGCCGGGCAGGCACCGTCCTCGGCCAGCGAGCCGCCCGAGGGGGTGCGCCTGCGCGGCTTCCGCCCCGGCCAGGACGACGCCGCATGGCTCGCCCTGAACGCCGTGGCCTTCGCCGAGCACCCCGAGCAGGGGTCCCTGACGCAGCAGGACCTCGAGGACCGGATGGGCGAGGACTGGTTCGAGGCCGACGGTCTGCTGCTGGCCGAACGCGAGGAGGACGGCGCGCTGCTGGGCTTCCACTGGACCAAACACCCGGCCGCCGCCGCGGACGAGCCCGCCGCTGCCCGCGGCCCCGAGGGCGAGGTGTACGCCGTCGGCGTCTCGCCGCAGGCCCAGGGCACGGGGCTGGGTCGGGCCCTCACCCTGGCCGGCGTGCACCGCATGCTCGAGCGCGGCGCCCGGCGGGTGCTGCTGTACGTCGATGCGGACAACACCGCGGCTGTACACCTATACGAGCGGCTGGGCTTCGTCCTGGATGCCGCCGACACCCAGCACCGGCTCGCCCGCGCGGACTGA
- a CDS encoding GNAT family N-acetyltransferase, translating into MDDTAVKKIAHNRLKLFRDPDRGRFELRQDGVYIGFVGYTVDDVPAAQSPDGEPGTAIRLQHTIIDEAYSRQGYARALVTMILERARAEGDRIVPECSYVQDYLRRYPEYEDVVLRRD; encoded by the coding sequence ATGGATGACACGGCTGTGAAGAAGATCGCGCACAATCGGCTCAAGCTGTTCCGCGACCCCGATCGCGGCCGCTTCGAACTGCGGCAGGACGGTGTCTACATCGGGTTCGTGGGGTACACCGTCGACGACGTCCCTGCGGCGCAGAGCCCGGACGGCGAGCCCGGCACGGCGATCCGCCTGCAGCACACCATCATCGACGAGGCCTACAGCCGCCAGGGCTACGCTCGGGCTCTGGTCACGATGATCCTGGAACGCGCCCGGGCCGAGGGCGACCGGATCGTCCCCGAGTGCAGCTACGTCCAGGACTACCTTCGCCGCTACCCCGAGTACGAGGACGTCGTCCTGCGCCGTGACTGA